In a genomic window of Bemisia tabaci chromosome 1, PGI_BMITA_v3:
- the Bug22 gene encoding cilia- and flagella-associated protein 20 — protein MFKNTFQSGFLSILYSIGSKPLQIWDKKVRNGHIKRITDNDIQSLVLEIMGNNVSTAYITCPADPRKTLGIKLPFLVMIIKNLKKYFTFEIQVLDDKNVRRRFRASNYQSTTRVKPFICTMPMRLDDGWNQIQFNLADFTRRAYGTTYMETLRVQIHANCRIRRVYFSDRLYSEDELPAEFKLFLPIQSKVKQ, from the exons atgtttaaaaatacttttcaaaGTGGTTTTTTATCAATTCTATACAGCATAGGTAGTAAACCTCTTCAAATATGGGACAAGAAAGTGCGAAACGGTCACATCAAAAGGATTACCGACAACGATATTCAGTCTTTAGTATTGGAAATAATGGGTAATAATGTGAGCACCGCGTACATCACTTGTCCAGCAGACCCCAGGAAGACTCTTGGAATCAAGTTACCGTTTCTTGTCATGATTATTAAGAATTTAAAGAAGTACTTCACCTTTGAAATTCAG GTTCTTGACGACAAAAATGTGAGGCGGAGATTTCGGGCGAGTAACTATCAATCAACGACCAGAGTGAAACCTTTTATTTGCACTATGCCAATGAGACTAGATGATGGCTGGAATCAAATTCAGTTTAATCTGGCTGACTTCACTAGACGTGCCTATGGAACGACTTATATGGAAACTTTACGTGTTCAAATTCATGCCAATTGTAGAATTAGACGCGTTTACTTTTCAGATCGACTATATTCAGAGGATGAATTGCCAGCTGAATTCAAACTATTTCTTCCTATACAAAGCAAGGTCAAGCAATAA
- the Caf1-55 gene encoding chromatin assembly factor 1 p55 subunit has product MGDKEAETFDDAVEERVINEEYKIWKKNTPFLYDLVMTHALEWPSLTAQWLPDVTRPEGKDYSIHRLILGTHTSDEQNHLLIASVQLPSEDAQFDASHYDNEKGEFGGFGSVSGKIEIEIKINHEGEVNRARYMPQNPCVIATKTPSSDVLVFDYTKHPSKPDPNGECQPDLRLRGHQKEGYGLSWNPNLNGYLLSASDDHTICLWDINATPKDNRIIDAKTIFTGHTAVVEDVAWHLLHESLFGSVADDQKLMIWDTRSNNTSKPSHTVDAHTAEVNCLSFNPYSEFILATGSADKTVALWDLRNLKLKLHSFESHKDEIFQVQWSPHNETILASSGTDRRLHVWDLSKIGEEQSAEDAEDGPPELLFIHGGHTAKISDFSWNPNEPWVICSVSEDNIMQVWQMAENIYNDEDPETPASELEAGTS; this is encoded by the exons ATGGGTGACAAGGAAGCTG AAACTTTCGACGATGCTGTCGAAGAGCGTGTTATCAATGAAGAATACAAaatctggaagaaaaacacGCCGTTTCTCTATGATCTCGTCATGACCCATGCTCTTGAATGGCCATCTTTAACTGCCCAATGGCTACCAGATGTTACCAG GCCAGAAGGCAAGGATTACTCTATTCACCGCTTAATATTGGGCACTCACACTTCCGATGAACAAAATCATTTATTGATTGCCAGTGTTCAGCTTCCGAGCGAAGATGCCCAATTCGATGCCTCCCATTATGACAATGAGAAAGGAG AGTTTGGTGGATTTGGTTCAGtcagtggaaaaattgaaattgaaataaaaataaatcatgaaggaGAAGTCAACCGTGCAAGATATATGCCCCAGAACCCTTGTGTCATTGCCACAAAAACTCCATCCAGCGATGTTCTTGTTTTTGATTACACAAAGCATCCCTCCAAACCTGACCCGAATGGTGAATGTCAACCTGATCTGAG attGAGAGGTCACCAAAAAGAAGGTTACGGTCTGTCGTGGAATCCAAATCTTAATGGATACTTACTCAGTGCTTCAGATGATCACACAATTTGTTTGTGGGATATAAATGCAACTCCCAAAGATAACCGAATAATCGATGCAAAAACCATTTTTACCGGTCATACAGCTGTTGTTGAG GATGTGGCGTGGCATTTATTGCACGAGTCATTGTTTGGATCTGTTGCTGATGATCAGAAATTGATGATATGGGATACCAGATCGAACAACACAAGTAAACCTTCTCACACAGTAGATGCTCATACAGCTGAAGTCAATTGTCTATCTTTCAACCCGTACTCTGAATTCATCCTCGCTACTGGTAGCGCAGATAAG actgTTGCACTGTGGGACCTGCGAAATCTAAAACTAAAACTTCACTCCTTCGAATCGCACAAAGACGAAATCTTCCAG GTCCAATGGTCACCGCATAATGAAACAATCCTTGCATCCAGTGGCACAGACCGAAGGCTCCATGTTTGGGACTTAAGTAAAATTGGTGAAGAACAGTCGGCCGAGGATGCTGAAGATGGACCACCTGAACTGTTG TTTATTCACGGAGGGCACACAGCCAAAATTTCAGACTTCTCTTGGAATCCTAATGAGCCTTGGGTCATCTGTTCCGTATCAGAAGATAATATTATGCAG